From Bradyrhizobium sp. AZCC 1610:
GCCGGGGATTAGCCAATGATTGCTGCTGTGAACTCATCGCAGTCTGCCCCCCAAGCCGGTGCGGGAGATCCCACTCACTCCCGTTCCAGGAAATTCAATCCGATATCGGCCTTTTTCTTGGCCGGATCATAATCGCAAAACGCTGTCAGCGACCAGCGTTGACCGTTCGCATTTGCTCTGGCGTCTCAAATGAGCTGCGCGAGCCAGATGGTGTGGCCGCCGCAGTCGGGGTCCTCAACGACATGCGACACCACGCGAAACCCGTTCTGGTCGAGCAATGAACGATATTCGGCCGGGTCGAGGCTCGCATGATACAGCGGCTCGCCTCCAAAGTTTCCGATCGCCTCCCCATGCGCGGGGCCACTTGTAAACATCAACGCCGCTTCCGGCGCCGCGTGCTCGCGAAACACGGGAAACATGTTGCGCTGATCGTCATGGCAAAGGTGAAAGAAACTGTCCCACGCAAGGATGCCGGAAAACCTCCGCCGCAAGGCCAGCTTGCGCATATCGGCGACGATCCATTCGTGCCTGGAAAAATGCCGCCAGCAGACGTCGATCATGGCCGGAGATGAATCGACGCCAACGACGGGATAACCAAGCTCGATCAGATACGCAGCCATTGGCTCGGCGGATCCGCACCCGAGATCGAGGATCGGACCGGCGGGAGGCAGCAGCGCCCGGAATCGGTCGAGCCAGGGTTTTTCAAACAGGCCGATGCGGGCGCGACCCTCGATCCAGTCCAGCGCCTTGCGCTGGTACAGGTCGATGATCCCTGCAGCTTCTTCCGACGGCATCTACGAACTCACGCGCCACGTATCGGCCGGACCCAGGGTCAGGACCTACTAAACGACAATAAGCGTCGGATGACCGCGACGACAAGCGGATCGCCCTACATCCGGGACAGTTCTTCGGCCAGGATCTTCTGCACCAGACGGATGCGGGGGCTGGATTGCAGTTCCCGGTGGGTGACCAGCCAGATCGGGACCGGGATCGGTGCCATGTCCGGCACCAACCTTCTCACTCCCGGTGTCCGGTCAGCCACCTCGCGCAACATGGCGGCGACACCTAGGCCGCGATTGACCATCTCCCAGACCGTAACCCCGGAATCCGACATCAGCCGGAAGTCGGCGGCGTCCATCGGAATGCCGATTCCGCCCAAATAACCCGAAAAGCGCACGGCATCGTCAAAACCGATCAGATCTGCCCTCGCCAGATCGGCCGGTGCCGCAGGCATGCCATGGCGGGCGATCCAGTCCTCCGACGCATAGAATCCCGCCTCGGTATCGCGGATATGCTGACCGATCAGCCCGGGCCGATCGGGCCGCACATGGCGAATGGCGATGTCCGCCTCTCTGCAGTGCAGATCGCTGAGGTCGTTGGAGGCCACGATCATGATCGTGATCTGCGGGGCGGTCGATCTGATGCGCGCGATGATCTCGGGCAGGACATAGGCAGAAAAAGTGTCGGTGGCCGAGATGCTGACGCGTCCGCCGATCTCCTGCACGCGGCCGCTCGCGGCCAGGGCAACGGCATCGGCGGCATCGCCCATCACCCGGATATGCTCGAGCAGATCCGCCCCGGTCTGCGTCAGCACAAGCTTGCGGCCGATCCGTTCGAACAGGGCCACGCCCAGTTCGGCCTCAAACGCCAAGACCTGCCGCGACAGCGTGGGCTGCGTCAGCCCCAGCCGGCGCGCCGCAGCCGACAGGGACCCGGCCGTCGCGGTTGCATGAAAGGCCCGTATGTGGTTCCAGTCCATCGCTCTCATGCATTTGCGTATATCAATGCTGCCGATTTCCGCAATTTCCTTGTTTGACGCATATAGTAGGCTTTGCCGAAAAGGGGACAGCACATGAGCATCACAAGCGACGCCCGTTTCTGGGACAGGTCTTCCCGCAAATACGCCAGATCCGGCATAGCGGATTTGAGTGGATACGAGCGCACGCTCGAACGCGCGCGCGCCCATCTGCAGCGTGGAGACAGTGTGCTGGAGCTGGGCTGCGGCACGGGAACGACGGCGCTGCGACTTGCGGATGGCGTGCGGAGCTATCTCGCGACGGACATTTCCGGCGGGATGATCGCGATCGCCG
This genomic window contains:
- a CDS encoding LysR family transcriptional regulator; translation: MDWNHIRAFHATATAGSLSAAARRLGLTQPTLSRQVLAFEAELGVALFERIGRKLVLTQTGADLLEHIRVMGDAADAVALAASGRVQEIGGRVSISATDTFSAYVLPEIIARIRSTAPQITIMIVASNDLSDLHCREADIAIRHVRPDRPGLIGQHIRDTEAGFYASEDWIARHGMPAAPADLARADLIGFDDAVRFSGYLGGIGIPMDAADFRLMSDSGVTVWEMVNRGLGVAAMLREVADRTPGVRRLVPDMAPIPVPIWLVTHRELQSSPRIRLVQKILAEELSRM
- a CDS encoding class I SAM-dependent DNA methyltransferase; the encoded protein is MPSEEAAGIIDLYQRKALDWIEGRARIGLFEKPWLDRFRALLPPAGPILDLGCGSAEPMAAYLIELGYPVVGVDSSPAMIDVCWRHFSRHEWIVADMRKLALRRRFSGILAWDSFFHLCHDDQRNMFPVFREHAAPEAALMFTSGPAHGEAIGNFGGEPLYHASLDPAEYRSLLDQNGFRVVSHVVEDPDCGGHTIWLAQLI